One window from the genome of Bacteroidota bacterium encodes:
- a CDS encoding ectonucleotide pyrophosphatase/phosphodiesterase, whose product MKKLRILPAIFLILLLSSCSNKNQTPEPNYVVVVSLDGFRWNYHENANTPVMDSIANAGVKAKSLIPSFPSKTFPNHYSLATGLYPDHHGIVQNSFYDPDLDRYYEIRNREAVSDSTFYGGEPIWVSAEKQGVKTASFYWVGSEAPVGGKHPTYWKKYKHSFPFEQRIDTVISWLNLPEEIRPRLVLLYFHEPDHVGHVFGPDSDSVRVTVEYLDSLMGVLSKKINSLEIAGNINLIILSDHGMGWVDPEKTVFLADHIDTNWFETIQGWNPNFCFKVKPEYYDTAFNSLKRTPHIQVWKHGEVPEKFHYGTHPRTLDFIVVADPGCCVMLKEGFYQSPGAHGYDNFHRDMHAIFMASGPDFRKGYIGPSFSNIHVYPLLATILGLTPAPVDGKKDSIVNLLDPQKYSAE is encoded by the coding sequence ATGAAAAAACTGAGAATATTACCGGCAATATTTTTAATCCTGCTCCTGAGCAGCTGTAGTAATAAAAATCAAACACCTGAACCAAATTATGTTGTTGTAGTCTCACTCGACGGCTTCCGCTGGAATTACCATGAAAACGCCAATACGCCGGTTATGGATTCGATAGCGAATGCAGGCGTTAAAGCCAAATCTCTTATCCCTTCATTCCCTTCCAAAACGTTTCCCAACCACTATTCTCTTGCAACCGGACTATATCCCGACCATCATGGCATAGTCCAAAACAGCTTTTATGATCCCGACCTTGACAGGTATTATGAGATCCGCAACAGGGAAGCTGTATCCGACAGCACTTTCTATGGTGGTGAACCTATCTGGGTAAGTGCTGAAAAGCAAGGGGTAAAAACAGCTTCTTTCTATTGGGTCGGATCGGAAGCGCCTGTTGGAGGAAAACATCCCACTTACTGGAAAAAGTACAAACATAGTTTCCCATTTGAACAAAGGATAGACACGGTCATATCGTGGCTAAACCTACCTGAAGAAATAAGACCAAGACTGGTTTTGCTTTATTTCCATGAACCCGACCATGTGGGCCATGTTTTCGGTCCCGATTCCGATTCTGTCAGAGTGACCGTAGAATACCTCGACAGCCTGATGGGTGTTCTTAGCAAAAAAATCAATTCTCTCGAAATAGCCGGCAATATAAATCTGATCATCCTTTCAGATCATGGTATGGGCTGGGTTGATCCGGAAAAAACGGTCTTCCTGGCAGATCACATTGATACAAATTGGTTCGAAACAATTCAGGGATGGAATCCCAATTTCTGCTTTAAAGTAAAACCGGAATATTATGATACCGCCTTTAACTCCTTAAAAAGAACCCCTCATATACAAGTTTGGAAACACGGTGAAGTACCGGAAAAATTTCATTACGGAACCCATCCCAGAACACTTGATTTTATTGTGGTTGCCGATCCGGGTTGCTGTGTGATGCTAAAAGAAGGGTTTTATCAATCCCCCGGAGCCCATGGATATGATAACTTTCATAGAGATATGCACGCAATATTTATGGCATCCGGACCCGATTTCCGTAAAGGATACATAGGACCCAGCTTCTCAAACATCCACGTTTATCCTTTGCTTGCAACCATTTTAGGCCTAACCCCGGCCCCGGTGGATGGGAAGAAAGACAGCATAGTGAATCTGCTGGATCCGCAAAAATATAGCGCTGAATGA
- the aroC gene encoding chorismate synthase: protein MPGNYFGLMLRLTTFGESHGTAVGGVLDGFPAGIAINESLIREGLRRRNNPDIPGTTTRKEEDSINWLSGIDGGISTGGPIAYMIQNKMADPSEYDHLKNVFRPSHADYTYYSKYGRPQSSGGGRASGRETVARVVAGEIARLMLERYGINILAFVTQIGSVKVDELPIHFLPETVYNSPVYCPSHEASQAMLSLIENSVQKSDTLGGMIRCVVSDIPAGLGEPVFDKISADLARAMISIPTARAFEFGAGMKSAGMTGSEYNDAFVLNQGKISTKSNNDGGIQGGITNGNDIVFNIAFKPVSSIGMAQKTLNKWGQEEEIRISGRHDVCAVPRIVPVVEAMTALVIADHMLRNHAIKL from the coding sequence ATGCCTGGGAATTATTTTGGTTTGATGCTTCGTTTGACAACATTTGGAGAATCTCACGGAACTGCCGTTGGGGGTGTATTGGATGGATTTCCTGCAGGTATTGCAATAAATGAATCTCTAATCCGGGAAGGTTTACGAAGAAGGAACAATCCTGATATTCCCGGGACAACAACGCGAAAGGAAGAAGATTCAATTAACTGGCTGTCTGGCATTGATGGCGGGATCAGCACGGGTGGTCCTATTGCGTACATGATACAAAACAAAATGGCCGATCCTTCTGAATATGATCACCTTAAAAACGTATTTCGCCCTTCCCATGCTGATTACACGTACTACTCCAAATACGGAAGACCTCAATCCTCGGGTGGTGGAAGGGCTTCCGGGAGGGAGACGGTGGCCAGAGTGGTAGCTGGGGAAATTGCACGACTGATGCTTGAACGGTACGGAATAAATATCCTGGCCTTTGTTACACAAATAGGATCGGTGAAGGTGGATGAGCTTCCGATACATTTCCTTCCCGAAACGGTATACAATTCACCGGTATATTGTCCTTCTCACGAGGCGAGTCAGGCTATGCTGAGCCTGATTGAGAATTCGGTTCAGAAAAGTGACACTCTGGGAGGAATGATCCGATGTGTTGTCAGTGATATACCTGCCGGTCTCGGAGAACCCGTGTTTGATAAAATAAGCGCCGATCTTGCCAGGGCAATGATAAGCATTCCTACTGCCCGGGCATTTGAATTCGGCGCTGGGATGAAGTCAGCCGGGATGACCGGATCCGAATATAATGATGCCTTTGTATTAAATCAGGGAAAGATATCAACAAAGTCCAATAACGATGGAGGAATACAGGGTGGAATCACCAACGGGAATGATATTGTCTTCAATATTGCATTCAAGCCCGTATCCTCCATCGGTATGGCCCAGAAAACATTAAATAAATGGGGGCAGGAAGAGGAAATCCGGATATCCGGCCGTCATGATGTTTGTGCGGTCCCAAGGATCGTACCCGTCGTGGAAGCAATGACGGCTCTGGTAATTGCAGACCATATGCTGCGCAACCATGCGATTAAACTTTGA